The proteins below come from a single Plutella xylostella chromosome 2, ilPluXylo3.1, whole genome shotgun sequence genomic window:
- the LOC105382256 gene encoding uncharacterized protein LOC105382256 isoform X1, with amino-acid sequence MRHEAYSEWADAYSCSRHRCQPGGRNLAIYTVGCKRVEPPESAIECEEVVEDTNMQFPYCCTRLRCLVVVRGEVWTRVLGQPWEKLPSAPWSHMYKMKKPPPQDEQPVDLKKADIGPVFELSESEKGTFRSKSLRKSNPSDYTGKPQIKESENLMQDLMMNTMYNNSFEKPNKSRRKYEHPPADDEIAVDDDALAEKQEKQEPFWQLDEEGTRKSQDDTGGANDDFKMNRNEDHTPQEEEDQQNSVVGTSPNLQTLVDAIGSRMRGIESVVQKMSNKVQKKKETLATSELKLSKDRRTKYLPIATDFSTDPPLFEPAEPVYMAPVPTEGTRRRSIVRKLIVDTSDETDNQRKKHKQKHVKIIKMAKKHHKADKTDKRKRFNKIHLNSVEETGGTSVDDSQQE; translated from the exons ATGAGGCACGAGGCGTACTCGGAGTGGGCGGACGCGTACTCCTGCTCTCGACACCGCTGCCAGCCGGGGGGGCGCAACCTCGCCATCTACACCGTGGG ATGCAAACGCGTAGAACCTCCAGAATCAGCGATAGAATGCGAAGAGGTAGTTGAGGATACCAACATGCAGTTTCCATACTGCTGCACACGACTGAG ATGCCTGGTGGTGGTCCGAGGGGAGGTCTGGACGCGAGTGCTTGGTCAGCCGTGGGAGAAGCTGCCGTCAGCCCCCTGGAGCCACATGTACAAAATGAAGAAACCCCCTCCGCAAGACGAGCAGCCCGTGGACTTGAA AAAAGCCGACATAGGCCCTGTGTTTGAGCTCTCAGAAAGTGAAAAGGGTACTTTCAGGAGTAAATCATTGAGGAAAAGTAATCCGAGTGACTATACGGGAAAACCTCAGATAAAGGAATCTGAAAACTTGATGCAGGATCTTATGATG aacACAATGTACAATAACTCTTTTGAAAAACCAAATAAATC CCGCAGAAAATATGAGCATCCTCCAGCCGATGACGAAATAGCGGTAGACGATGACGCCCTAGCTGAGAAACAAGAAAAG CAGGAACCATTCTGGCAGCTTGATGAAGAAGGAACAAGAAAATCACAAGACGATACTGGCGGAGCAAACGATGATTTTAAG ATGAACCGTAATGAGGACCATACCCCACAAGAAGAGGAGGATCAACAGAACAGCGTGGTGGGGACATCCCCAAACTTGCAGACCCTAGTAGACGCCATTGGGTCGAGAATGCGGGGCATTGAAAGCGTGGTCCAGAAGATGAGCAATAAAGTGCAGAAGAAAAAGGAGACTTTGGCCACATCGGAATTGAA GTTGTCCAAGGATCGGAGGACCAAGTACCTCCCCATAGCAACAGACTTCAGCACGGATCCTCCATTATTT GAACCGGCAGAACCAGTTTACATGGCACCAGTACCGACTGAGGGGACTCGCCGTAGAAGCATCGTACGGAAGTTAATAGTCGATACTTCAGATGAAACTGATAATCAACGCAAAAAGCACAAGCAAAAACATGTGAAGATCATAAAGATGGCCAAAAAACATCATAAAGCTGATAAAACGGACAAACGCAAAAGATTTAACAAAATTCATTTGAATTCGGTGGAGGAAACTGGGGGAACGTCGGTGGATGATAGCCAGCAGgagtaa
- the LOC105382246 gene encoding LYR motif-containing protein 4, producing MATRTQILKLYKEMLRESQKFSNYNYRCYAFRRIQDAFKDSKGLTDQKIIRKEMEYAIENLAVIRRQIVIGSIYSSEKLVIENQR from the exons ATGGCTACAAGAACTCAAATTCTCAAGCTCTACAAAGAGATGCTAAGAGAGTCACAGAAATTCAGCAATTACAATTACAG ATGCTACGCTTTTAGGAGAATCCAGGATGCTTTCAAAGATAGCAAAGGCTTGACCGACCAGAAGATAATAAGGAAGGAGATGGAGTATGCTATTGAGAACCTGGCCGTTATTCGCAGACAG ATCGTCATTGGCAGCATATACAGCAGTGAAAAACTTGTTATTGAAAATCAgcgataa
- the LOC105382256 gene encoding uncharacterized protein LOC105382256 isoform X2, whose protein sequence is MRHEAYSEWADAYSCSRHRCQPGGRNLAIYTVGCKRVEPPESAIECEEVVEDTNMQFPYCCTRLRCLVVVRGEVWTRVLGQPWEKLPSAPWSHMYKMKKPPPQDEQPVDLKKADIGPVFELSESEKGTFRSKSLRKSNPSDYTGKPQIKESENLMQDLMMNTMYNNSFEKPNKSRRKYEHPPADDEIAVDDDALAEKQEKEPFWQLDEEGTRKSQDDTGGANDDFKMNRNEDHTPQEEEDQQNSVVGTSPNLQTLVDAIGSRMRGIESVVQKMSNKVQKKKETLATSELKLSKDRRTKYLPIATDFSTDPPLFEPAEPVYMAPVPTEGTRRRSIVRKLIVDTSDETDNQRKKHKQKHVKIIKMAKKHHKADKTDKRKRFNKIHLNSVEETGGTSVDDSQQE, encoded by the exons ATGAGGCACGAGGCGTACTCGGAGTGGGCGGACGCGTACTCCTGCTCTCGACACCGCTGCCAGCCGGGGGGGCGCAACCTCGCCATCTACACCGTGGG ATGCAAACGCGTAGAACCTCCAGAATCAGCGATAGAATGCGAAGAGGTAGTTGAGGATACCAACATGCAGTTTCCATACTGCTGCACACGACTGAG ATGCCTGGTGGTGGTCCGAGGGGAGGTCTGGACGCGAGTGCTTGGTCAGCCGTGGGAGAAGCTGCCGTCAGCCCCCTGGAGCCACATGTACAAAATGAAGAAACCCCCTCCGCAAGACGAGCAGCCCGTGGACTTGAA AAAAGCCGACATAGGCCCTGTGTTTGAGCTCTCAGAAAGTGAAAAGGGTACTTTCAGGAGTAAATCATTGAGGAAAAGTAATCCGAGTGACTATACGGGAAAACCTCAGATAAAGGAATCTGAAAACTTGATGCAGGATCTTATGATG aacACAATGTACAATAACTCTTTTGAAAAACCAAATAAATC CCGCAGAAAATATGAGCATCCTCCAGCCGATGACGAAATAGCGGTAGACGATGACGCCCTAGCTGAGAAACAAGAAAAG GAACCATTCTGGCAGCTTGATGAAGAAGGAACAAGAAAATCACAAGACGATACTGGCGGAGCAAACGATGATTTTAAG ATGAACCGTAATGAGGACCATACCCCACAAGAAGAGGAGGATCAACAGAACAGCGTGGTGGGGACATCCCCAAACTTGCAGACCCTAGTAGACGCCATTGGGTCGAGAATGCGGGGCATTGAAAGCGTGGTCCAGAAGATGAGCAATAAAGTGCAGAAGAAAAAGGAGACTTTGGCCACATCGGAATTGAA GTTGTCCAAGGATCGGAGGACCAAGTACCTCCCCATAGCAACAGACTTCAGCACGGATCCTCCATTATTT GAACCGGCAGAACCAGTTTACATGGCACCAGTACCGACTGAGGGGACTCGCCGTAGAAGCATCGTACGGAAGTTAATAGTCGATACTTCAGATGAAACTGATAATCAACGCAAAAAGCACAAGCAAAAACATGTGAAGATCATAAAGATGGCCAAAAAACATCATAAAGCTGATAAAACGGACAAACGCAAAAGATTTAACAAAATTCATTTGAATTCGGTGGAGGAAACTGGGGGAACGTCGGTGGATGATAGCCAGCAGgagtaa